From Ignavibacterium sp.:
AATTCACCTGATTTTATTAAACAGTGGATTACCTGGGGTGCTGGCCCAAGAGCTTCTCAATATATGATTCTTGCAGCAAAGAGTCGGGCTGTTATTCAGGGAAGATTTACTCCAAATATTGATGATGTTAAAGCAGCTATGCTTCCGGTTCTTCGTCATCGTATAATAACAAACTTCTCAGCAGAAGCAGAAGGTATATCTGCAGTTGATGTGATTAAAAAATTGGCTGAGGAAACAAACAAACTTATTTAGTTATCCAGAAAAATTTGAGGAGCGAACAATCTAATTGAATATTATTTGTTCGCTCCTTTTATTTTTAACCCATCAGAACATTTATAGCAGTTGTGTTCACAATGTCATCAACGCTGCAGCCGCGACTCAAATCAAAGAATGGTTTTCTTAATCCCTGAACCATTGGACCAACTGCCTGAGCACCGCCCAATCTTTCTGCAATTTTATATCCTATGTTGCCGGCATTAAGGTCGGGGAAGATTAGTACATTTGCTTTACCGGCAACATTACTGTTCGGAGCTTTTCTTTTCCCGATTGATTCAATAATTGCCGCATCAAATTGTAGTTCACCATCGACCTGCAAATCTGGTCTTTTGGATTTTACAAGCTCAGTGGCTTTAATAACTTTATCAACAAGTTCGTGAGTTGCGCTTCCTTTTGTCGAAAATGAAAGCATAGCTACAAGTGGTTCTTCGCCTGTTAATTTTTTGTGATTATCAGCAGTGGAAATTGCAATATCAGCAAGTTGTTCTGCATCCGGATTTGGAACAACGGCGCAATCAGCAAAACTGAATGTTCTGTCTTTAAATATCATCAGAAAGAAACTTGATACGATTGAAATCCCTTCAGGCATTCCGACAATCTGAATTCCTGCTTTCATCACATCTGCAGTCGATGCAAAAGAACCAGCAACACTTCCATCAACAAGGCCTTCTCTTAACATCATCGCTGCGAAAAACAAATCCCTTTTCATAGTCTCTTTAGCTTGTTCCTGAGTCATTCCTTTTTGCTTTCTTAGCTCATAGTAAATGTTTGAGAACTCATCGAACTTAGGATGAGGTTGATGATCAATAATTTCTACTCCGGTAAGATTAACTCCGAGTTTTTGAGCATCAGATTTTACCTTATCAGGATTTCCGAGGGTAATCACTTTGCAAATTTTTTCTTTGGTTAAAATTTCTGCTGCCTTGAGAACTCTTTCATCGTGAGATTCAGGAAGAACTATAGTTTTGTTCTTCAATCTTGCTTTTTCTTTAATCTGATTTAATAATTCCATTCCCATAATAATCTCCGTAAAATTTTTTAAAGTTCGAAACAAAGTTAACTAATTATTAGATGAAGGAATTGAGTAGTTGCTGTTTATTCAATATTTTGTGATATAAAAAACACAATTACAAAATGAAAAACAAAAGATCAAAAATTTATTTCGGAACTTGTAGTTGGAAATATGATTCGTGGGAAGGATTAGTATATTCCAAGCCAAAAGGAATTAATATGCTTGAAGAATATTCCAGACAATTTAATTCTGTTGAGATAGATCAGTGGTTCTGGTCACTATATGCAGTGAATAAAATTTCTCTTCCAAAAGAAAGTGATGTGAAACTTTACGCTGAATCTGTTCCAGATGAATTCAGATTTACAATAAAAATTCCAAACAGTATAACTCTTACACATTTCTACAGAAAAAATAAATCTGAAGAGTTGAAACCAAATCCTCATTTTCTAAGTCCGGATTTGTTTAATGAATTTCTCTCAACTCTGAAACCTATGCAAAATAAAATTGGTGTTTTGATGTTTCAGTTTGAATACCTGAATAGGGAAAAGATGAGCAATCAGATTGAGTTTGTGGAAAGGTTTGAAGCTTTTCTTCAAAACATTAAAACTGAATATCAATTAGGAATTGAAATTCGTAATCCAAACTATCTTAACAAAAAATATTTTGAATTCCTTAAAAAGAATAAATTGTCGATGGTATTTCTTCAAGGATATTATATGCCACCGATATGGGAAGTCTTTAAAACTTCAAAAGAATTACTTTTAAGTCCGGTTGTAATCCGGCTTCACGGACCTGACAGATCAGGCATTGAGGAGAAAACAGGAAATGTGTGGAATCAAATTGTCGAACCCAAAGATGAAGAGCTACCAAAAATTGTGGAAATAATTAATTATTTATCCGAGAAACAGACCGATGTTTATGTAAATGTTAATAATCATTATGAAGGAAGCGCACCATTAACAATCAGAAAGCTGAAAGAAATATTATCAGATAATGAGTAGATACTTTCTCGTAAGAGTCATCCCAAACCTGTCCACTAACAGACTGGTTCAGGATGATATCAATAGACTATTGAGCCATTTTTCTATACTTTAACTTTTCCTAGAATGACCAATTCACAATCGGGAAGAATGGAAACATTCCACCTTTGTTGATTATGTTTACCAATCCAATCTGAAGTCCTTTCATACTACCGGCATAATTGATAAACCCTAATTGTAAACCACTGACTTTGCCTTTGTGATAGTTTACAAATCCCCACTGTAAACCTTCAAACTGAGAATCAGTAATGTTAACAAAGCCGGCTTCTAAACCTAAAAATCCACCATCAACGAGATTAACAAATCCGTATTGTAAACCGACTTGCTTACCTGTGGTAGAATTAACAAAGCCCCAGTCAACTCCGGTTACATTTCTGTTCTTTCCGTAAAGAATCGAAATTCTTAAACCTGCAATTGACTCATTCTCCGGGAAAATTTGTACAGGATTAAACAAAGCTAACTGAATTGGTCTTTCCTGAGCAAAGCTTGTTTTATAAAAACCCAAAACAATTGTTAAAGCAATTACGAACAATATAAATTTTTTCATACACCTTCCATTGATTTGAAATGAATAAAGAATTTTTCTTAATTACTTCAGCTAAAATAAGATTATATTTGCTAAGATTTTTTCAAATCTTTTATAAATGCTCTTT
This genomic window contains:
- the pta gene encoding phosphate acetyltransferase, whose amino-acid sequence is MELLNQIKEKARLKNKTIVLPESHDERVLKAAEILTKEKICKVITLGNPDKVKSDAQKLGVNLTGVEIIDHQPHPKFDEFSNIYYELRKQKGMTQEQAKETMKRDLFFAAMMLREGLVDGSVAGSFASTADVMKAGIQIVGMPEGISIVSSFFLMIFKDRTFSFADCAVVPNPDAEQLADIAISTADNHKKLTGEEPLVAMLSFSTKGSATHELVDKVIKATELVKSKRPDLQVDGELQFDAAIIESIGKRKAPNSNVAGKANVLIFPDLNAGNIGYKIAERLGGAQAVGPMVQGLRKPFFDLSRGCSVDDIVNTTAINVLMG
- a CDS encoding DUF72 domain-containing protein; translation: MKNKRSKIYFGTCSWKYDSWEGLVYSKPKGINMLEEYSRQFNSVEIDQWFWSLYAVNKISLPKESDVKLYAESVPDEFRFTIKIPNSITLTHFYRKNKSEELKPNPHFLSPDLFNEFLSTLKPMQNKIGVLMFQFEYLNREKMSNQIEFVERFEAFLQNIKTEYQLGIEIRNPNYLNKKYFEFLKKNKLSMVFLQGYYMPPIWEVFKTSKELLLSPVVIRLHGPDRSGIEEKTGNVWNQIVEPKDEELPKIVEIINYLSEKQTDVYVNVNNHYEGSAPLTIRKLKEILSDNE